ACCTACCCCAATTTCATCCGCTTTTGTTGGACGCATCCAAGCCAAACAAAATCATGAACGAATTTAGTCTGTTTATGATCTCATGCACCGGCAATCCGAAGCGTTCCAGCCAATCGATCATGTCACTCGGCAGACCGGCAAATTCTTTGGCTTTTGTAACAGCCTGACCTTTCCAAGCTTCAATCTGTGCAGTCTGGTTAGGACTCAATAATGCCAACAGATTCTGCTTAATCGCCCCACGTTCTGCTTCCGCCAAGCCTGGCCGCGCCAATTCTTCCCTGAGCAGGCGATACTTTTCTTGCTGGAGGCTATCCAGTTCCACAGTTTTATTAGCAATGACAGATTCAAAAGTTTGCAAGTCCATGTCTTTCAGATTAACAGAAGCACTACTCACAAAATTGAATGCCAGTATGCCCAAAGTAACTATTAGTGCTAAACAAACAAAACTCATTGCAGCAAAAAATATCATAATCTTTTTTACTATGCCGCTGCTGTTAAATACAGGATTTGTAATAATATGTTTCAAATACTTGCTCTGCGATTGATTCATTAAAAACCACTCCTCTGTTAATGTTTACAATTAAATAACAACTTTAGGCATTTATAAAAAATAATACCAATTAAAATACTATAAAAATAACCACGATAAATGATGATTATAAAATTATTAAACTTGTTTATTTTCCAAAATAAACGCGCTGATGTATATATCGACAGAGATACATAGAAAAATTTAATCTATATTAAAATGGCCAATAGTTAAAAAAAGCATACTTAGAAAAAACATTAATGGATGCATATGAATTTTAATTAAACTACTCTTAAATGAGATAGGAAAAAGTTTAAATTTTGTAAAAAAACCGGAAAGGACCAATAAAAACACACAAAACAGCCCAAATTCAGGTAAAACAGATGCTGTACATTGTGAAAAAAGCCAGTGAATAAAAACAAAACAGATCATTAAAATATTTATATAATAATGAAGCCACATTAAATAATTCTTCTGGACCCGATTAAAATTTATCAGCAAACTTTTCCAATCTAGCCCCAAAGAAAAAAAACGATTTACCCATTTTATTACAATACTAATAAAAACAGGGAAATTTGCAATCACGAGCAGCAATAACGCTATCTGACCTGTAGTTTCGTCACCTTCATTGTCAGAATCTGAAACTGAACTGTAGTGATGCTTTTCCTTCTCCAAATATCTCCTATCACCACAATCTTCATCAGCAAATCCTGGTGTCACCAACCATGGACAAACTCCTAAAAAACACACTAAAACAATCGTTACAGTCATAATTTTCAGACATAGTTTCATTATTTCACCCATATGCCTACATGGAAACGAGTTAACCAGAACAACAGATCCTAAGCTCATATTAGCTCTGTCATGAAAATATGACCGGCATGTCATTGAAATCAGCAAAAGACCCAGAGTTTAAGACAGATCTCACTGTAAAAAGTCGTGAGAGACACTGCACGTCCTTCTCGCGAAGACGGGCTTGTACCCGCCAGGGTGAATCCATTCTTTTCAGACAATTAAAAAGACATGGATATCCTTCTTCAAGGGGATAGCGACTTTGCACAGTAGCATCATAACAAACACACATGACGACTATTTCTGTGCAATATCGAGCGAAATATCTCACTTTCAATTCCCATGAAAACTCTTTACACGCTTCAATGCTTCAAACCATAAAACACAGACCAATCCCAAGCCAATACTCAGAACGAGATCCTTTATGTGAAGTGGACCAAAAGAAAAAATACGCTGACAAAATGGTATTATTAAAATAACTGCAAGAAATCCGGATGCACCAAATACAACCCACTTCAGCGCAGCATTCGGAACGCGGAGCATAGAGTAGGCACTCTTTGTCCATGACCGATTGACGAGAATGATGGCGATGAAGGCAACAACCATCGTTGCAAAAGTCAGAGCCCTCGCAGCGTCCGGGGAGTGACTGGATCGTGCGAGCAGGAATACGGTCAAACAGGCCACAAGAACGCTGAGACCCTGTAGCACGGCGATCGCAATGGTCCGCATCGAAAATAAACGTTCGTCAGGACTTCTTGGCGCCCTGTGCATTACATTGACTTCAGCCTCCTCAGCCTCAAAGATGAGGGTACAAGCCGGGTCGATGATCAACTCCAAAAACACGATGTGAACCGGAAGCAAGAGCAGCGGCCAGTCCGCAAAGAACACCGGAATCATGGACAATCCGGCAATGGGCACATGCACGGCTAGGATGAAGGCTATCGCTTTTTTAATGTTGTCGAAAATGCAACGTCCGAGACGAACCGCCGCAACGATGGAGGAAAAATCGTCATCCAGAAGCACCAGTGATGCAGACTCGCGCGCCACATCTGTCCCGCGACCTCCCATCGCGATGCCGATATGAGCCGCTTTCAACGCCGGTGCGTCGTTAACCCCGTCACCGGTCATGGCGACCACATCCCCATTAGCTTTCAGAGCGTTGACAATGCGCAGTTTCTGCTCAGGAACGACCCGTGCAAAAACCTGTACTCCATGAATTCGCAGAGCCAAATCCACATCCGACATCTGATCGAGTTCAGAACCGGAGACCGAAGTATCTCCGTCCAAAATCCCTGCCTGGCGAGCGATGCTCTTGGCGGTTATTGGGTAGTCACCAGTAATCATCACCACTCGGACTCCAGCGGTCCTGCATTCTCTGACCGCGTCGGGAACATTTGCTCTCAACGGATCTTCGAACCCGAGCAGGCCCACCACTTCAAGAACAAGATCGCGATGTTCATCGGGCAGACTTCCCATGCATGTCACGCCCCGGGCCACACCGAGGACTCGAAGCCCCTGGGACGACAATGCGTCTACCTGCCGCGAGAGAGACTCGCGCTGTTCTGGCGTCAGATGACAGAGATCTGCAATGTCCTCGGGCGCGCCCTTACTTGACACCACAATTTCTTCTCCGCTCGCGGTGCGCCAAGCATGACTCACCACAAGCAGACGTGGGGTCAGCGGATATTCGCGAACCAAGGACCAGTCCTGATGCAAGAGATCTGTACCGACGAGCAGTCGATTTCCGGTCTCATGTAGCGCCTGCTCCATCGGATCAAAGGGATCACATTTGCTAGCCAGGATCGCATATTCAAGTAGCCTGTGCAATTCAACGGGAAGCTCCGCCTGGGGCGTAGTCAAGTCCAGGACAGTCCCGGCGATGGCGAGTTTACGCAATGTCATCCGATTTTGGGTAAGAGTACCTGTCTTGTCGACGCACAGAACCGTTGCTGCACCCAGCATCTCAACTGCCGGCATTCGCCGCGTCAGCACATTGTTACGCGATATTCTCCATGCACCCAAAGCAAGGAACACCGTCAGCACGACTGGAAACTCTTCTGGCAACGTAGCCATGGCCATAGCAATGCCGGCGAGCAAGCCTTGCTTCCAAGCTTCGACACCGCCCCCCCGCGTGAATGCGAAACCCGCAACCACGAGTGTGCATGCCAAAAGACCTATGATAGCGAAGGTTCGAACCAGTCTTCTTGTTTCTTGCTGTAAGAGAGTTGGCTCTGGCTCTATCCGAGCGAGGGCTTTACCAATTTTCCCAAGCTCAGAAGCGTGCCCTGTCGCTACAATTTCAGCAATGCCCTGCCCTGCTGTGACCAGAGTCCCGGAAAAAACCGAAGGCAGATCATCGCCTCCCGGTCTGTCCAATTCCCCGGTGCTTGATGCGACTTTTCGGACCGGGACGGATTCTCCAGTCAACAATGACTCATCCGTTGAAAGATTTATGCCTCGCCGCAGCAATCCGTCAGCGGGGACACGGTCCCCTTCGGAAAGAACGACAAGATCACCCCGTACCACCTCGCGACCGGCTATGCGAAGCTGCGTACCATTTCGAATAACCAAGGCACGAGGACTTGAAAGATCACGCAGTGCCTCCAGAGCTTTCTCTGTACGACGCTCCTGAATGATCGTTATAGCCATTACAACGAACACAAATCCGAGCAGCATTAGAGCATCGATTGGCTCTCCCATTAGAAGATAAAGACTTCCAGCAGCGACAAGCATAATAAACATAGGCTCACGAACAACATCAAACACAATAGCAAACAGATTTCGCTTGTTCTGTGTCGGAATCTCGTTTGGCCCATCGCTTTCCAAACGGTCACGAGCGCTTTCTACGCTGAGTCCGGAAAGCCCTCCCAGATCTAGAACAGAGTGGCTTATACTGGAAATTTTGACCTGCAGCTTCTTATTTAAATTACCATACGAGACATTCATAAATTTTCCTAACGATCACAAATGGAAACTCTGTATTTAGAATTAATGATCGAATTTAATCAATCATGTTATTACTTAATACTCACAACTCAAATATCAGACAAACCATCAATAATGGCTTGAAAATGATTCCTACAGCACAATTATGATTTAATCGTGTCGCTAGGTCATACTGAACTGATCGCAGTTCACAAACGGATGATTTTTTAGAAAGAAAAGCGCAAAAAGACTCTCGCTCTTCTCGAACCCAAATTTTAGGGATCATTATTGGGGTATACTAACGTCATCGTCGAACTCGCCGACATCTGCACCCTTGTGACATGCAATGCAGTTTGAAAGACCACCGATAGAAGTTCTTGAAAGCACTGAGGCGCTCAACTCCTGGTGCTCTTTTTGAATTTCACGAATTTCGGTGATGCGCATTACAATCCGATTCCCCAAATCTCTGGAAATATCCCTGGCCAATTCTCCGTGACCGTTTTCCGCTGCTCCTGAAGTCAGATACGTTTCAAGTTCTTCGGCATCCGGGGCATCTATACCAAGATCCTCGCTAAAATGATCATTGCGACCTTGAATCAAGGCAGACCACGATTCAGCATTTAGCAACTGCGGCGGATAGGCCATGTGACATGAACCGCACATCGAAATGTAGAGTTCATTCCTAGGGCTAGAAACTGCATTTTCTGACTTCTCGTGATCATAGTGTTTGTCCTTACGGTGCTTTCGATGGTCATCATGGTCACTAGCCAAAGCAGCAATGCCCCAAATAAAGCAGACACTCATTATGAGTCCCATCAAAAACTTTGAGTTACGCATGGTTTTCATCTCCTTGCCATCTGGCAGCATGTCGTTTTTTCAGACAATTGGCACTGCGAATGCCATTTTAAAAAAACTTGGGCGGGAAAAGAACTCCAGAGAAAAGAAACAGCATCAGGAATCACCCCGGCAGGACAAACCGGGATTCATGGATGCCCATGATTCTGAGTTTGAAAAATACGATCCAACAAACTCGTAGTCATGGCGACTATTCCGCTCGATGGACTGAAGTACTTTCATCTGGTGGACGCCATTTCCTTTCGTTTTGTAAAAGTACGCTTGAACCGGATGAACCTGAAAATTTATGTGAAGAAACGCCTTATTGAATATTGATTTAAATATGAGTAAAAACACAATTATCGTCAACTCGCATTCTGGAAAATAAAATGACAATTCGAAAACAGCGTTTAAATCCCCGAAAACAGCCGGTTCAGATCCGTTCCAGAGCAACGGTGGATGCCATTCTCATTGCGGCTGCTCAGGTTTTCGAGGCACACGGATATGCCGCCGGCACAACCAATCGCATTGCCTCCAAGGCGGGAGTTTCCATTGGAACCCTATACCAGTATTTCCCAAGCAAAGAGGCGATTGCAGTGGCGCTTCTGGAGCAGCATATTTCCGAAACTGGACACCGGCTGCATGAATGGGTTGGACACATGGTGGTTGAACAGCATGGACTGGGCGAAGCGCTCCATGACTATGTAACTGAAATGATGCATATACACTCCCGGCAGCCGCGATTACAGCATATGCTTCTCGAGGAAATACCACTGCCCGAGCGAGTCCATCAGGCACTCCTGGAATCCGAAAGAAACGCTGCTAAAACCATGGCTGGACTTCTTCGTCTCTTTCCCGAGGTAAGACAGGGCGTACCTGAACACACCTGCTTCGTCATTGTGCAGACTGTTGAGAGTTTGACCCATCGGTTTGCAGTCCACCCTGACGATCAATTCATTCCCAGGACCACGTTTGTCGATGAAATTGTTGCCATGCTTGTCGCCTACCTCACATATGAAGCTCTTCCTCAAAATGCCTCCTGATCGGACGGGATAAAGAACGCTGCGAGACATCTCTCTTTGACCGGAAATTTGAGTCACACTTCAAACACAATGGACGGCATGCCACAGGCTGTGGCTACTGCTGCCGAGCAAATCGCAGATTACGCTGGACTGACCATGGACGTCATTGATCCCCAGACAGGCGTCGTCAACACTGCCCAGATTTTTGTCGCCGCTCTTGGCGCGTCCAGCTACACCTTCGCCTGCGCCGTGCAGAGTCAGGACCTTTCGTTACTACGGCGAAGTCAGCGCCATCCTCGTGTCCGACAACCTTAAGGCCGGCGTCTTCAAGGCCTGTCGTTACGACCCTGACGTCAACCCTGCATATCAAGAACTGGCCGAGCATTATAGCGTGGCGGTCATCCCGGCACGCGTGAAAAAAAGCCAGGGACAAAGCGAAAGCGGAGGTTGCGGTTCAAAATGTCGAAAGATGGATTCTGGCCCCCTTGCGGGACAGGAAGTTTTTCTCCTTCGAAGAACTCAACGGGCCATGGCGGAGCTTGTTGAACTGAACGATCAGGTCATGAGGGCGTATGGGAAGTCGAGGAGGGAACTCTTCGAACTGTGGATCCGGCCCGAGCTCAAGCTTCTCGCGCGGACCGACTACGAATTGGCCACATGGAAGAAGGTCCGGGTCAATCTCGACTACCACATCGAAGTCGACAGGCATTACTACTCCCGCTTCTTACACCCTGACGCACAAGACGGGGGACTTCAGGTTCACCAACAGTTTGATGGAGGTCTTCCACTAGAACGTGTGTGGCCTCGCATACAAGGGGCAGTGTTCCACACATGCATACAACGCTGCCTGCGCAAATGCCAGGGACGCTTCAAGAGGCGGCTAACTGCTCAGGCGGCAAAATCAGGGTCTGGGCCAGAAGCATTGGGCCGACCGCTCTGGCCTTGATCAACGTCATCATAGAGGCCCGCCCACACCCTGAGCAAGGATATCGAAGCTGTCTTGTCCTGCTCAGATTGGAGAACCGATATGGGCGGGTCCGCTTGGAACAAGCATGCCTGCGGGCTCTGTACTTTGGTCTGCATTCGAGGCGGCACGTCGCGCACATCTTGGAGAACAAACAGGATCTGCTCAAAATAGCCGAGGAGGACGAAGCCTTCGGCAAAAATTTCCGATCATCGCAGAGGAAAAATTAACTTTTTCAACTTGTTTGGCCTCAAAAAGTCCCCTGAGCCACTCTGAAACGTTTTAATCAGCGGCTTCTTAGCAATCGTATAAATTCTTCCAGCACGCTTGACACGCGAATCAAAAAGATCATAAATCCCGTGTCAGCTTTCTTGTTTCGTAACACGCCCCCCCCCTCAACACCATCCTTCAGGAGTACCTACGATGCACATGGCGGACGCGCTTATTTCTCCGACAGTCGGCGGAATCATGTGGGCAGCCACGGCCGGGCTCATTGCCCACTGCTCACGGAAAATCAGCACCAACCTCGAAGGATCCCGCGTGCCTCTCATGGGCGTGCTGGGCGC
This genomic stretch from Desulfomicrobium macestii harbors:
- a CDS encoding cation-translocating P-type ATPase, whose product is MNVSYGNLNKKLQVKISSISHSVLDLGGLSGLSVESARDRLESDGPNEIPTQNKRNLFAIVFDVVREPMFIMLVAAGSLYLLMGEPIDALMLLGFVFVVMAITIIQERRTEKALEALRDLSSPRALVIRNGTQLRIAGREVVRGDLVVLSEGDRVPADGLLRRGINLSTDESLLTGESVPVRKVASSTGELDRPGGDDLPSVFSGTLVTAGQGIAEIVATGHASELGKIGKALARIEPEPTLLQQETRRLVRTFAIIGLLACTLVVAGFAFTRGGGVEAWKQGLLAGIAMAMATLPEEFPVVLTVFLALGAWRISRNNVLTRRMPAVEMLGAATVLCVDKTGTLTQNRMTLRKLAIAGTVLDLTTPQAELPVELHRLLEYAILASKCDPFDPMEQALHETGNRLLVGTDLLHQDWSLVREYPLTPRLLVVSHAWRTASGEEIVVSSKGAPEDIADLCHLTPEQRESLSRQVDALSSQGLRVLGVARGVTCMGSLPDEHRDLVLEVVGLLGFEDPLRANVPDAVRECRTAGVRVVMITGDYPITAKSIARQAGILDGDTSVSGSELDQMSDVDLALRIHGVQVFARVVPEQKLRIVNALKANGDVVAMTGDGVNDAPALKAAHIGIAMGGRGTDVARESASLVLLDDDFSSIVAAVRLGRCIFDNIKKAIAFILAVHVPIAGLSMIPVFFADWPLLLLPVHIVFLELIIDPACTLIFEAEEAEVNVMHRAPRSPDERLFSMRTIAIAVLQGLSVLVACLTVFLLARSSHSPDAARALTFATMVVAFIAIILVNRSWTKSAYSMLRVPNAALKWVVFGASGFLAVILIIPFCQRIFSFGPLHIKDLVLSIGLGLVCVLWFEALKRVKSFHGN
- a CDS encoding TetR/AcrR family transcriptional regulator translates to MTIRKQRLNPRKQPVQIRSRATVDAILIAAAQVFEAHGYAAGTTNRIASKAGVSIGTLYQYFPSKEAIAVALLEQHISETGHRLHEWVGHMVVEQHGLGEALHDYVTEMMHIHSRQPRLQHMLLEEIPLPERVHQALLESERNAAKTMAGLLRLFPEVRQGVPEHTCFVIVQTVESLTHRFAVHPDDQFIPRTTFVDEIVAMLVAYLTYEALPQNAS